A section of the Kribbella sp. HUAS MG21 genome encodes:
- a CDS encoding dihydrofolate reductase family protein, giving the protein MTTGLPDTEPQTAAGKVLWHFTMSLDGFIAGPNHDMSWMAGITNPRPDIIQEYLATTGAVLGGRDGFDAFPDADATYDGTWQGTVFILTHHPEDASPTPSTVFLNCDVAEAVRIALESAGGKNVEVMSASIGRQLLERGLIDEIDLHIAPVLLGDGIRLFDNPGGSPVNLHLLNGDSPSAEINVRYRPVDRLAGS; this is encoded by the coding sequence ATGACGACCGGACTCCCGGACACCGAACCGCAGACCGCTGCCGGCAAGGTGCTCTGGCACTTCACGATGTCGCTCGACGGGTTCATCGCCGGTCCGAACCACGACATGAGTTGGATGGCCGGGATCACCAATCCGCGGCCGGACATCATCCAGGAGTACCTCGCCACCACCGGTGCGGTGCTCGGCGGGCGCGACGGGTTCGACGCCTTCCCGGACGCCGATGCGACGTACGACGGGACGTGGCAGGGGACCGTGTTCATCCTCACCCACCATCCCGAGGACGCGTCGCCGACGCCCAGCACCGTCTTCCTCAACTGCGACGTCGCGGAAGCGGTCCGGATCGCGCTGGAATCCGCCGGTGGGAAGAACGTCGAGGTCATGTCCGCCTCGATCGGCCGGCAGCTCCTCGAACGCGGCCTGATCGACGAGATCGACCTGCACATCGCGCCGGTCCTCCTCGGCGACGGCATCCGGCTGTTCGACAACCCCGGCGGGTCGCCCGTCAACCTCCACCTGCTCAATGGCGACAGCCCTTCGGCCGAGATCAACGTCCGCTACCGCCCGGTTGACCGCTTGGCGGGCTCGTAG
- a CDS encoding IclR family transcriptional regulator C-terminal domain-containing protein, producing the protein MKPAQPNQSLIDGLACLQALAAHGRPIGSRELGRALGLEPTRVNRLLKTLAFVGLAQQDENRKYLPGPGIHALAAQSLRGSGLIRRALGPLESLFDLELQVAMGVLWGDQVCYLYLHSPGETAAEGIGQSPLYPAAWSGLGQALLADLTDDEVRSLYAEGRHLVAPTGPAVDLDELLEQLAEVRKQGYAVPQTLESQGVRTLGVTLDRDQAAIGVAGRFTDRRIPAILRRLEKVARAIDAA; encoded by the coding sequence GTGAAGCCCGCGCAGCCCAACCAGTCCTTGATCGACGGGCTGGCGTGCTTGCAGGCGCTGGCGGCGCACGGGCGGCCGATCGGCTCACGGGAGCTCGGGCGGGCACTCGGCCTGGAGCCGACGCGGGTGAACCGGTTGCTGAAGACGCTCGCGTTCGTCGGCCTCGCGCAGCAGGACGAGAACCGCAAGTACCTGCCCGGTCCGGGCATCCACGCGCTGGCCGCGCAGAGCCTGCGCGGATCGGGCTTGATCCGGCGAGCGCTCGGGCCGCTCGAGTCGCTGTTCGACCTCGAACTCCAGGTCGCGATGGGCGTCCTGTGGGGCGACCAGGTCTGTTACCTGTACCTGCACAGCCCCGGCGAGACCGCCGCCGAGGGCATCGGCCAGTCGCCGCTGTACCCGGCGGCGTGGTCCGGGCTCGGCCAGGCGCTCCTCGCCGACCTGACCGACGACGAGGTCCGCTCGCTGTACGCCGAAGGACGGCACCTGGTGGCGCCGACCGGGCCCGCTGTGGATCTCGACGAGCTCCTGGAACAGCTGGCCGAGGTGCGGAAACAGGGCTACGCGGTGCCGCAAACCCTTGAATCACAAGGCGTCCGGACCCTCGGGGTGACGCTCGACCGCGACCAGGCCGCGATCGGCGTCGCGGGCCGCTTCACCGACCGGCGGATCCCGGCGATCCTGCGCCGGCTCGAGAAGGTCGCGCGCGCGATCGACGCCGCCTGA
- a CDS encoding alkaline phosphatase family protein: MTSSRNGRPQKLVVFGIDGALFDHIVRSDTPHLRSMISAGYASRTTLYLDPLTPTVSGPGWATIATGVWPDKHRVLDNEWGPATGLTQYPDFLTRLKRADSSLTTYAIADWPPLTSDSAGQAIFSAAIDVRVTIDGDTLGLDVADTRVAAEAADYLGRVGPDASFVYFGEVDHAGHTSGAASTYYRTAIENTDRHIGTVLAGIRSRPTYAEEDWTYVVTSDHGHTDAGGHGGSSAPERASFIIHTGPGIPPTTPATEPKNVDIAVTVLSHFGVTPDPTWQLDGRPLLV, encoded by the coding sequence ATGACCAGTTCGCGCAACGGCCGCCCGCAGAAGCTTGTCGTGTTCGGGATCGACGGCGCGCTCTTCGACCACATCGTGCGATCCGATACCCCGCACCTGCGGTCGATGATCTCGGCCGGGTACGCCAGCCGGACGACGCTGTACCTCGATCCGCTGACGCCCACCGTGTCCGGTCCGGGCTGGGCCACGATCGCCACGGGTGTCTGGCCGGACAAGCACCGAGTCCTCGACAACGAGTGGGGTCCCGCGACCGGGCTCACGCAGTACCCCGACTTCCTCACCCGGTTGAAGCGCGCGGACAGCTCGCTGACGACGTACGCGATCGCCGACTGGCCGCCGCTGACCAGCGACAGCGCCGGGCAGGCGATCTTCTCCGCGGCGATCGACGTCCGCGTGACCATCGACGGCGACACGCTCGGCCTGGACGTCGCCGACACGCGCGTCGCGGCCGAGGCGGCGGACTACCTCGGACGGGTCGGCCCGGACGCCTCGTTCGTGTACTTCGGCGAGGTCGACCACGCCGGCCACACGAGCGGCGCCGCCAGCACGTACTACCGGACCGCGATCGAGAACACCGACCGGCACATCGGCACCGTGCTCGCCGGCATCAGGTCGCGCCCGACGTACGCCGAGGAGGACTGGACGTACGTCGTCACGTCGGACCACGGCCACACCGACGCCGGCGGCCACGGCGGCAGCAGCGCACCGGAACGTGCCTCCTTCATCATCCACACCGGCCCCGGCATCCCGCCGACCACACCGGCCACCGAGCCGAAGAACGTCGACATCGCGGTCACCGTCCTGTCCCATTTCGGTGTCACCCCCGACCCCACCTGGCAACTCGACGGCCGACCGCTGCTGGTGTGA
- the phnA gene encoding phosphonoacetate hydrolase: MSPTTFTVNGRTYTTHGTPVVVICIDGSEPDYHVEAIAAGRMPWLSHVLESGQGSSWAAHCAMPALTNPNNLSIATGRPPAVHGICGNYLWDATTGEEVLMNDKRFLRVPTLFAAANDAGLDVVVVTAKDKLRRLLGAGLVESGPALDGSEAFVEPRRTGICFSAEKADEATVEVNGIGDVLELVGKPLPDVYSADLSEFVLAAGVRILETRGADLMYLSLTDYIQHKHAPGTPVANDFYAMIDAYAARLEALGAIVVLTADHGMSAKTDETGTAKVVYVESEVRTLLGTTDQEDGVRVILPITDPYTVHHGALGSFASIYLPADADRDAVIEGLRVIDGVQAVMTRDEAATTYSLPPDRIGEIVLLAEAGTAVGRFAAWHDLSGLDVPLRSHGALGELQIPFVINRVLPRPEQLDEPYGDPAYVHNYDAYWVATTLVAEHGAAAPTAAASA, translated from the coding sequence GTGAGCCCGACGACCTTCACCGTCAACGGACGGACCTACACGACTCACGGGACGCCCGTCGTCGTCATCTGCATCGACGGCAGCGAGCCGGACTACCACGTCGAGGCGATCGCGGCGGGCCGGATGCCGTGGCTGAGCCACGTCCTCGAATCGGGACAGGGGAGTTCGTGGGCCGCGCACTGCGCGATGCCGGCGTTGACCAACCCCAACAACCTCTCGATCGCGACGGGCCGGCCGCCCGCCGTGCACGGCATCTGCGGCAACTACCTGTGGGACGCGACGACGGGGGAGGAGGTGCTGATGAACGACAAGCGGTTCCTGCGCGTCCCGACGCTGTTCGCCGCGGCGAACGACGCCGGCCTCGACGTCGTCGTGGTCACGGCCAAGGACAAGCTGCGCCGGCTGCTCGGCGCGGGGCTCGTCGAGTCAGGCCCCGCCCTCGACGGCTCCGAGGCGTTCGTCGAGCCACGGCGTACCGGCATCTGCTTCTCGGCCGAGAAGGCCGACGAGGCAACCGTCGAGGTCAACGGGATCGGCGACGTCCTCGAGCTGGTCGGCAAGCCGCTGCCGGACGTGTACTCCGCTGACCTGTCGGAGTTCGTCCTCGCCGCCGGCGTGCGGATCCTCGAGACCCGCGGCGCCGACCTGATGTACCTGTCGCTCACCGACTACATCCAGCACAAGCACGCGCCCGGCACCCCGGTCGCCAACGACTTCTACGCGATGATCGACGCGTACGCCGCGCGGCTCGAGGCGCTCGGCGCGATCGTCGTACTCACGGCCGACCACGGCATGAGCGCCAAGACCGACGAGACCGGCACGGCCAAGGTCGTCTACGTCGAGTCCGAGGTACGCACGTTGCTCGGCACGACGGACCAGGAGGACGGCGTCCGCGTCATCCTCCCGATCACCGACCCCTACACGGTCCATCATGGAGCGCTAGGGTCTTTCGCCAGCATCTACCTGCCCGCGGACGCGGACCGCGACGCGGTCATCGAGGGACTGCGCGTCATCGACGGCGTCCAGGCGGTCATGACCCGCGACGAGGCGGCCACCACGTACTCGCTCCCGCCCGACCGCATCGGCGAGATCGTCCTGCTGGCCGAGGCGGGAACCGCGGTCGGCCGGTTCGCCGCCTGGCACGACCTCTCCGGACTCGACGTCCCGCTGCGCTCGCACGGGGCGCTCGGCGAGCTGCAGATCCCGTTCGTCATCAACCGGGTGCTCCCGCGCCCGGAGCAGCTGGACGAGCCGTACGGCGATCCGGCGTACGTCCACAACTACGACGCGTACTGGGTGGCGACGACGCTCGTCGCCGAGCACGGCGCGGCGGCACCGACCGCCGCGGCGTCTGCCTGA
- a CDS encoding aldehyde dehydrogenase family protein: protein MTQLATTTLTFPVRQDHLRNFVDGRWVPGAGGATRRNLNPADLDDVIGEFAESGAADVRAAVDAAEAAQPGWDAIGPIERAKYLSRAARILEQRVDDLAAAITREQGKRLSEARGEVTRALTVLEFTIGEARRINGETTPAEEPRTVVLTFRRPIGLVGLITPWNFPVAIPMWKIAPALLSGCAAVLKPSPLTPLTSALLVQAFHDAGVPAGVLNLVQGDREAGEALVGDRRIAGVSFTGSLPVGLAINQAGAGRLLRTQLELGGKNALIVLADADLDEATDAIVFGAFGQSGQRCSATSRVVVDRAVHDELLDRLVARVGPMRVGRGDQDWADIGPVVNEERQRACLDAIDAAVAGGATIAVGGGAAALDTRGWFVNPTVLDNVAWDSEIAQEEVFGPVLSVITCDGYDDAMRISNSVKYGMSGTIFTRNPAYIFQALQDFQAGMLHVNRPGVGAYSHLPHMGAKASQLGAPECSPDVWQFYTDLRSACIRY from the coding sequence GTGACTCAGCTCGCCACCACGACCCTGACGTTCCCGGTCCGCCAGGACCACCTGCGCAACTTCGTCGACGGACGGTGGGTGCCCGGCGCGGGCGGGGCGACGCGCCGCAACCTCAACCCGGCGGACCTCGACGACGTGATCGGTGAGTTCGCCGAGTCCGGCGCCGCCGACGTACGAGCGGCCGTCGACGCGGCCGAGGCGGCGCAGCCGGGCTGGGACGCGATCGGGCCGATCGAGCGGGCGAAGTACCTCTCCCGCGCCGCGCGCATCCTGGAGCAGCGGGTCGACGACCTCGCCGCGGCGATCACCCGTGAGCAGGGCAAGCGGCTCTCCGAGGCCCGCGGTGAGGTGACCCGGGCGCTCACCGTTCTCGAGTTCACGATCGGCGAGGCACGCCGGATCAACGGTGAGACCACGCCGGCCGAGGAGCCGCGGACGGTCGTCCTGACGTTCCGCAGGCCGATCGGGCTCGTCGGTCTGATCACCCCGTGGAACTTCCCGGTCGCGATCCCGATGTGGAAGATCGCGCCCGCGTTGTTGTCGGGTTGTGCGGCAGTCCTCAAGCCGAGCCCGCTGACTCCGCTCACGTCGGCGCTGCTCGTGCAGGCGTTCCACGACGCGGGCGTGCCGGCCGGCGTACTGAATCTCGTCCAGGGTGATCGCGAGGCGGGCGAGGCGCTGGTCGGCGACCGCCGGATCGCGGGTGTCTCGTTCACCGGCTCGTTGCCCGTTGGTCTCGCCATCAATCAGGCCGGCGCGGGGCGGCTGCTGCGCACGCAGCTCGAGCTCGGCGGCAAGAATGCCCTCATCGTGCTCGCCGACGCCGACCTCGACGAGGCGACCGACGCGATCGTCTTCGGCGCGTTCGGCCAGAGCGGCCAGCGGTGCAGCGCGACGAGCCGCGTCGTCGTCGACCGCGCGGTGCACGACGAGCTGCTCGACCGGCTCGTCGCCCGGGTCGGACCGATGCGCGTCGGGCGCGGCGACCAGGACTGGGCCGACATCGGCCCAGTCGTGAACGAGGAGCGGCAGCGAGCTTGCCTCGACGCGATCGACGCCGCGGTGGCGGGCGGCGCGACGATCGCCGTCGGCGGCGGGGCGGCCGCGCTCGACACGCGCGGCTGGTTCGTCAATCCGACCGTCCTCGACAACGTCGCCTGGGACAGCGAGATCGCGCAGGAGGAGGTGTTCGGCCCGGTCCTGTCGGTCATCACCTGCGACGGCTACGACGACGCGATGCGGATCAGCAACTCCGTGAAGTACGGCATGAGCGGCACGATCTTCACGCGGAATCCGGCGTACATCTTCCAGGCCCTGCAGGACTTCCAGGCCGGCATGCTGCACGTCAACCGCCCTGGTGTCGGCGCCTACTCGCACCTGCCGCACATGGGCGCGAAGGCCTCGCAGCTGGGAGCGCCCGAGTGCTCGCCGGATGTGTGGCAGTTCTACACCGATCTACGATCCGCCTGCATCAGGTACTGA
- a CDS encoding LysR family transcriptional regulator — MVSLNQLEVLLKVVEAGGFSGAAKALYMSQPSVSNHIRNLESSLGVQLVQRTSKGATTTPAGEVVADHARQVFKLLEQLETAAASYRGLEAGRLVVAGTTTTGTYLLPRLVGEFAAKAPRVACQIRVGNEDTVEAWLLRGEVALGLCIDEPREEQLLAEPLFTERMILVAASGSPLAGRRTEPAELTGARFLMREMGSATRRQQEAVLRLWGLEEADTWDLWGPDTLKESVMAGLGIALLSEHVTARERAAGLLAAVEVDPPPPSRQISLVRRADRRFTPPEEAFVTLLRAVGSWPV, encoded by the coding sequence ATGGTCAGCTTGAACCAGCTCGAGGTTCTGCTGAAGGTCGTCGAGGCGGGCGGGTTCTCGGGGGCCGCCAAGGCGCTGTACATGAGCCAGCCCTCCGTCTCCAACCACATCCGCAACTTGGAGAGTTCGCTCGGCGTACAGCTTGTCCAACGCACCAGCAAGGGCGCCACGACGACACCCGCCGGTGAGGTGGTCGCCGACCACGCCAGACAGGTGTTCAAGCTTCTCGAGCAGCTCGAGACCGCAGCAGCGAGCTACCGCGGGCTCGAGGCTGGGCGGCTCGTCGTCGCCGGCACGACCACGACCGGGACCTACCTGCTGCCGCGCCTCGTCGGCGAGTTCGCGGCCAAGGCGCCACGCGTCGCATGCCAGATCCGCGTCGGCAACGAGGACACCGTCGAGGCCTGGCTGCTGCGTGGTGAGGTCGCGCTCGGACTCTGCATCGACGAGCCCCGGGAGGAGCAGCTGCTGGCCGAGCCGCTGTTCACCGAGCGGATGATCCTCGTGGCCGCGTCCGGATCGCCGCTGGCCGGGCGCCGTACGGAACCCGCGGAGCTGACGGGTGCGCGGTTCCTGATGCGCGAGATGGGCTCGGCGACCCGGCGTCAGCAGGAGGCCGTACTCCGGCTGTGGGGTCTGGAGGAGGCCGACACCTGGGACCTCTGGGGGCCGGACACGTTGAAGGAGTCCGTGATGGCCGGCCTCGGGATCGCGCTGCTCTCGGAGCACGTCACCGCCCGCGAACGCGCCGCCGGGCTGCTGGCCGCGGTCGAGGTCGATCCGCCGCCGCCGAGCCGGCAGATCTCCCTCGTACGTCGAGCAGACCGGAGGTTCACGCCGCCGGAGGAAGCCTTCGTGACGCTGCTGCGCGCCGTCGGCTCGTGGCCGGTCTGA
- a CDS encoding helix-turn-helix domain-containing protein, with protein MAKARSDAERNRARVLEVALELFAERGDEVQMAEVARAAAVGVGTVYRHFPTRQALVEAVTDERFGEILAFVKDECLPNPDTRAALTCFLAHVAEIHQKGRGLSGAIEATFGSTAPRGSLAAELLAVGGELIDRGHADGTVRTDITVDDLYMVVGALAMISRGDVGDWRRFIEIALDGMRPR; from the coding sequence ATGGCCAAGGCGCGCAGCGATGCCGAGCGCAATCGTGCTCGGGTGCTGGAGGTCGCGCTGGAGCTGTTCGCGGAGCGCGGGGACGAGGTGCAGATGGCCGAGGTGGCCCGGGCCGCCGCGGTCGGGGTCGGGACCGTGTACCGGCACTTCCCGACGAGGCAGGCGCTGGTCGAGGCGGTCACCGACGAGCGCTTCGGGGAGATCCTTGCCTTCGTCAAGGACGAGTGCCTGCCCAACCCGGACACCCGCGCGGCGCTGACGTGTTTCCTGGCGCATGTGGCCGAGATCCACCAGAAGGGGCGCGGCCTGTCCGGCGCGATCGAGGCGACGTTCGGCTCGACCGCGCCGCGCGGCTCGCTGGCGGCCGAGTTGCTGGCCGTCGGGGGAGAGCTGATCGATCGCGGTCACGCCGACGGCACGGTCCGGACCGACATCACGGTCGACGACCTCTACATGGTGGTCGGTGCGCTGGCGATGATCAGCCGCGGGGACGTCGGCGACTGGCGACGGTTCATCGAGATCGCCCTGGACGGTATGCGTCCACGCTGA
- a CDS encoding cupin domain-containing protein has translation MSADRFFLLEAGATRPTRVPLPPWAAVKAGIDDTQGRFSLLENRGDLSIPAHVHDNFDEFVYVVDGDLAIDFGGTTHHLSSGSCAMVPRGVTHAMRNAGGAGSTVHALQLSAPGGWERYLEAVAEAGAKSEWKGMQRDWAQANELGKPYGMRYHLGEGDPDEWGDPERFYLLDKGEARPGRIQLPPAFNVKARTEDSDGLFSVLEVTVAQPVPRHTHHVADECIYVLDGELVVEFEDRIHTAERGQFVLLPHGVPHAIRPGSTPPPRVLQISSPGGWECVVEALIEHRTEVSQGGRFDPAALNRHTRRYHVVYDEN, from the coding sequence ATGTCCGCAGACCGCTTCTTCCTGCTCGAGGCCGGTGCCACCCGGCCCACCCGGGTGCCGTTGCCGCCGTGGGCGGCCGTCAAGGCCGGGATCGACGACACCCAAGGGCGGTTCTCGCTGCTGGAGAACCGCGGTGACCTGTCCATCCCCGCCCACGTGCACGACAACTTCGACGAGTTCGTGTACGTCGTCGACGGCGACCTCGCGATCGACTTCGGCGGTACGACGCACCACCTCAGCAGCGGCTCGTGCGCCATGGTCCCCCGCGGCGTCACGCACGCGATGCGCAACGCGGGCGGCGCGGGCAGTACGGTGCACGCCCTCCAGTTGTCGGCGCCGGGCGGCTGGGAGCGGTACCTGGAGGCCGTCGCCGAGGCGGGCGCCAAGAGCGAATGGAAGGGGATGCAACGCGACTGGGCGCAGGCGAACGAGCTCGGCAAGCCCTACGGCATGCGTTACCACCTCGGCGAGGGCGACCCGGACGAGTGGGGCGACCCGGAGCGTTTCTACCTGCTGGACAAGGGCGAGGCGCGGCCCGGACGGATTCAGTTGCCGCCGGCATTCAACGTGAAGGCGCGTACCGAGGACTCCGACGGGCTGTTCTCCGTCCTGGAGGTCACCGTCGCCCAACCGGTCCCCCGGCACACGCATCACGTCGCCGACGAGTGCATCTACGTGCTGGACGGCGAACTGGTCGTCGAGTTCGAGGACCGGATCCACACCGCCGAACGCGGCCAGTTCGTCCTGCTGCCGCACGGCGTACCGCATGCGATCCGGCCCGGGTCCACGCCGCCGCCGCGGGTTCTGCAGATCTCGTCGCCCGGCGGCTGGGAGTGCGTGGTCGAGGCGCTGATCGAGCACCGCACCGAAGTCAGCCAGGGCGGTCGTTTCGACCCGGCGGCCCTCAACCGCCACACGCGCCGGTACCACGTCGTCTACGACGAGAACTAG
- a CDS encoding TetR family transcriptional regulator has translation MATDGRLARGQARRQEILRGAIKLIAEQGVSAVTHRAVAEAAGVPAASTTYHFETLDALLVAAFHEASSQMRRELAELTDRAVREGADVVEVCGDYAVTMITDRRDGTLACIELALAAVRRPALVPVSAELFERLTDLIALYVDERRDAATLGAAIQGLLLMAFLERDDGVRLRAAVVDLLHHYGVHNR, from the coding sequence ATGGCGACGGACGGACGGCTGGCCAGGGGCCAGGCCCGGCGGCAGGAGATCCTGCGGGGCGCGATCAAGCTCATCGCGGAGCAGGGCGTCAGCGCGGTCACCCATCGCGCGGTCGCCGAGGCGGCGGGGGTGCCGGCGGCGTCCACGACGTACCACTTCGAGACGCTCGACGCTCTGCTGGTCGCGGCGTTCCACGAGGCCAGTAGCCAGATGCGGCGCGAACTGGCCGAGCTCACGGACCGGGCGGTCCGCGAAGGCGCGGACGTGGTCGAGGTCTGCGGGGACTACGCGGTCACGATGATCACCGACCGGCGGGACGGCACGCTCGCGTGCATCGAGCTGGCACTGGCCGCGGTACGACGGCCGGCGCTCGTGCCCGTGAGTGCCGAGCTGTTCGAGCGGCTCACCGACCTCATCGCCTTGTACGTCGACGAGCGGCGCGACGCCGCCACGCTCGGGGCCGCGATCCAGGGCCTGCTGCTGATGGCGTTCCTCGAACGCGACGACGGTGTGCGGCTCCGCGCCGCCGTCGTCGACCTGCTTCATCACTACGGGGTTCACAACCGCTGA
- a CDS encoding oxygenase MpaB family protein codes for MVWPTRRGDETAIRAEYPGQADYLLRMLSAGDPLADAAVAELGGRGRGLLLDGLRNGLDSLDRPPAGLAALLEQVEAVTAAADHDDLDEGSAAYLSVPYFTQVVALGQGSLINTYSAPSISAVLLRTGRLITMAEQRLNETGKWSTQAMLPGGMRRGAGGYVATVMVRILHAYVRAGALRHGWNTAEWGVPINQVDQARTWLDFNYVPYRALALMGYDFTDEELAAVYRRWRHIGQVLGVDEGFLQGVDSHDTAKPLSDLIETTVGAPDEGCRQLAAALCEVSVNMMSPALGIPEALTDDLMRAYIWLIHGADRAQAMGIDRNDLVDMMPLFVENTRHNRRLQRMLPEVWREQQATNQATIEQLLAQQQAPATYETAGATS; via the coding sequence ATGGTGTGGCCGACCCGACGGGGCGACGAGACAGCGATCCGCGCCGAGTACCCAGGGCAAGCCGACTACCTGCTGCGGATGCTGTCCGCCGGCGATCCGCTGGCCGACGCGGCCGTCGCGGAGCTCGGCGGCCGCGGTCGCGGCTTGCTGCTGGACGGCCTCCGCAACGGGTTGGACTCGCTGGACCGTCCGCCCGCGGGGCTCGCCGCGCTCCTCGAACAGGTGGAAGCGGTCACGGCCGCGGCCGATCACGACGACCTCGACGAGGGCTCGGCCGCGTACCTGTCGGTCCCGTACTTCACCCAGGTGGTGGCGCTCGGCCAGGGTTCCCTGATCAACACCTACAGCGCGCCGTCGATCAGCGCGGTACTGCTGCGGACCGGCAGGCTGATCACGATGGCCGAGCAGCGGCTGAACGAGACCGGCAAGTGGAGTACGCAAGCCATGCTGCCCGGCGGGATGCGCCGAGGCGCTGGCGGGTACGTCGCCACGGTGATGGTCAGGATCTTGCACGCGTACGTGCGGGCCGGCGCGCTACGCCACGGCTGGAACACCGCGGAGTGGGGCGTGCCGATCAACCAGGTGGACCAGGCGCGGACCTGGCTGGACTTCAACTATGTTCCGTACCGGGCGCTGGCCTTGATGGGGTACGACTTCACCGACGAGGAGCTGGCCGCGGTCTACCGTCGCTGGCGGCACATCGGCCAGGTGCTCGGCGTGGACGAGGGGTTCCTCCAGGGCGTCGACAGCCACGACACCGCGAAGCCGCTGTCCGACCTCATCGAGACGACGGTCGGCGCTCCGGATGAGGGCTGTAGGCAACTAGCGGCCGCACTGTGCGAGGTCAGCGTGAACATGATGAGCCCCGCCCTGGGGATTCCCGAGGCGCTGACCGACGACCTGATGCGCGCCTACATCTGGCTGATCCACGGTGCCGACCGCGCCCAGGCGATGGGGATCGACCGCAACGACCTGGTCGACATGATGCCGCTGTTCGTCGAGAACACCCGCCACAACCGCCGCCTGCAACGCATGCTGCCCGAGGTCTGGCGCGAGCAGCAGGCAACCAACCAGGCGACGATCGAGCAACTCCTCGCCCAGCAACAAGCCCCCGCCACCTACGAAACCGCCGGCGCCACCTCGTAG
- a CDS encoding NAD(P)/FAD-dependent oxidoreductase — MLTPTALRDQYAAASTDDLRILVVGAGIAGVTVAQLLRGRGRHPVLIERSETGAHPGYMLALMPMIDPVLDELGLWDRYRASSVPFDRYAVHAHRGRTVRVDSLGDVLARYGEYRGIGRGGLMEVLTTTDCPVSYGITVSGLDEQQDCVKVTCTRSGAELEFDCVIVADGIHSATRELVSEPAAELDTQWGGWVVWAPADADTDLGEELWGAGFFLGTYPVPGKIGVFLGGHREDTAAGPEAFVARIRSQLTTSNARIDGALDAVRNATESFYWPLADSRSPGWSSGRSVLLGDAAAGFLPTAGIGAGMAMESAWVLATMLREARPDTVAPLLQAYERTQRPRVEAAQNASRTLARMMFHRSKTLAVLRDALLRVTSISVALRPIQRLLATRPDPTTALRRPTG; from the coding sequence ATGCTGACGCCCACCGCACTCCGAGATCAGTACGCGGCGGCGAGCACCGACGACCTGCGGATCCTCGTCGTCGGAGCGGGAATCGCCGGCGTGACGGTCGCGCAGCTGCTGCGCGGCCGAGGACGCCATCCGGTGCTGATCGAACGCTCCGAGACCGGCGCGCACCCCGGGTACATGCTCGCGCTGATGCCGATGATCGATCCCGTCCTGGACGAGCTCGGCCTCTGGGACCGGTACCGCGCGAGCAGCGTCCCGTTCGACCGGTACGCCGTACATGCCCATCGTGGACGCACCGTCCGGGTGGATTCGCTCGGCGATGTGCTGGCGCGGTACGGCGAGTACCGCGGGATCGGGCGCGGCGGGTTGATGGAGGTGTTGACGACGACGGACTGCCCGGTCAGCTACGGGATCACCGTCAGCGGACTCGACGAGCAGCAGGACTGCGTCAAGGTGACCTGCACGCGATCGGGCGCCGAACTCGAGTTCGACTGCGTGATTGTTGCTGACGGCATCCATTCGGCGACCCGCGAGCTGGTGTCCGAGCCCGCGGCGGAGCTGGACACGCAGTGGGGCGGTTGGGTCGTCTGGGCGCCCGCGGACGCCGACACCGATCTCGGCGAGGAGCTCTGGGGCGCGGGGTTCTTCCTCGGCACCTACCCGGTGCCCGGCAAGATCGGCGTCTTCCTCGGCGGCCACCGCGAGGACACCGCGGCCGGACCTGAGGCGTTCGTCGCCAGGATCAGGTCGCAGCTGACGACGTCCAACGCCCGGATCGACGGCGCACTGGACGCGGTACGCAACGCCACGGAGAGCTTCTACTGGCCGCTCGCGGACTCCCGCTCCCCCGGCTGGAGCAGCGGGCGCTCGGTCCTCCTCGGCGACGCGGCCGCGGGATTCCTCCCCACCGCGGGAATCGGCGCGGGCATGGCGATGGAGTCCGCCTGGGTGTTGGCGACCATGCTGCGCGAGGCCCGGCCCGATACCGTCGCACCGCTCCTCCAGGCCTACGAGCGAACCCAACGCCCCCGCGTGGAAGCCGCCCAGAACGCCTCCCGCACCCTGGCCCGAATGATGTTCCACCGCAGCAAAACCCTCGCCGTACTGCGGGACGCCCTACTGCGCGTAACGAGCATCAGCGTGGCCCTCCGCCCCATCCAGCGCCTGCTAGCCACCCGCCCCGACCCCACCACAGCACTGCGCCGACCGACAGGCTGA